The window TCTTGCATTAGCAAATGCATTCAATCTAAGGAAAGAGTGAAAGAAAAGGAACAAGAAACAGACAATATCGCTAAAGACAAAGGCGTTGTCTCGCAAGTTTTGGTCACGAATGAAGTGTTGTCTCCTCGTTCCACAGTTATCCAACAACAACCTCGATCTCCTCCCTCGTCTAGTAGTACTTCCCTTGCTTCCTTCTCCTCCACCACGGAAAAGAGCATTAGTTGTTCGACTTCATCATTGTCATCAGCATCTTCATGCCCGTCTTCTAAAGATAAATCCTTTTCCAACGAGTTCTTGTTATCTTGTGTGAAAGAAAACCCTCAAATTATAATCTGCAAGGAAACCCTAAAAAAACCCAATGTTCAAATTTATAGCCCGAGCTCACTAGATAAAGTTCAAAGGCAAAAAACAAAGGTAACTTCGGTGACAACCCATTCACAAAGAGAAGTTGTTGGTTCAACTCCACAAAAGAGAGTACGTCTAAGTTC is drawn from Impatiens glandulifera chromosome 3, dImpGla2.1, whole genome shotgun sequence and contains these coding sequences:
- the LOC124933038 gene encoding uncharacterized protein LOC124933038, whose protein sequence is MGSCISKCIQSKERVKEKEQETDNIAKDKGVVSQVLVTNEVLSPRSTVIQQQPRSPPSSSSTSLASFSSTTEKSISCSTSSLSSASSCPSSKDKSFSNEFLLSCVKENPQIIICKETLKKPNVQIYSPSSLDKVQRQKTKVTSVTTHSQREVVGSTPQKRVRLSSHNQPRQTRINPMRLPSPSPSRRFVVNNDERNLMRPPSPLRTPSPSRRFVNCNDDRNSLYYKRKPSNSGAYSQFGKEKESIRQLSPITNSKSKSGTSTCKQTCTYRVGSKIDEFEVVKTMAKQDLDVQIEDIDNPLITLDCFIFL